The following coding sequences lie in one Melospiza melodia melodia isolate bMelMel2 chromosome 10, bMelMel2.pri, whole genome shotgun sequence genomic window:
- the LOC134422367 gene encoding uncharacterized protein LOC134422367, with translation MQDWKLLAEYLLSAFGGLDGSVHALTTTQLLKENKDCDKSFTQSLTLHWDYPEIRLLQHFPFHELRGTRTDGTVPQLWGWATWGATGVLCPCNSYNIKSQGTFWIFKQEKENTCEQSGTLTLFKISRVFSGIPVRKLHYVKMKRGGFSSQILFPYEAIAQVYFCSGKNTTKMISWVSQLFSFLQNMVDWTWGGHAVLQTEFNSAATEAVTCQNESYFCGWNKRKAIEISWKTVWMLLQLRG, from the exons AGTATCTGCTGAGTGCCTTTGGAGGTTTGGATGGTTCTGTCCATGCACTAACCACTACTCAACTCCTGAAAGAAAATAAGGACTGTGACAAAAG TTTCACCCaaagcctgactttgcactgggaTTATCCTGAGATACGTCTGCTCCAG CATTTCCCATTCCATGAGCTGAGAGGGACTCGTACAGATGGGACTGTTCCCCAGCTATGGGGATGGGCTACATGGGGAGCAACAGGAGTTCTGTGTCCATGCAACTCATACAACATCAAGTCTCAAG GCACATTCTGGATTTTTAAGCAGGAGAAGGAAAATACATGTGAGCAAAGTGGGACTTTGACACTCTTCAAAATTTCAAGAGTCTTTTCAG GAATCCCAGTCAGAAAGCTTCATTATGTGAAGATGAAAAGAGGGGGGTTTTCATCCCAAATCCTGTTCCCCTATGAGGCAATAGCTCAGGTTTACTTCTGTTCTGGAAAAAATACCACAAAGATGATCTCATGGGTATCACAGCTTTTCAGCTTTCTCCAGAATATGGTTGACTGGACA TGGGGAGGACATGCTGTACTTCAAACTGAGTTTAATTCAGCTGCTACAGAGGCAGTGACTTGCCAGAATGAAAGCTATTTTTGTGGCTGGAACAAAAGAAAAGCAATTGAGATTTCGTGGAAAACTGTTTggatgctgctgcagctgagagGCTGA